TCCCACGATGAACACTCAGTCTTCTTTCTGAACGTGTGCCTGACAGACAGTGTCCGTGACCCCTGGTGAACTCTGGGGTTTAGCAGCACAATGGGAATTAATCTCAGCGATGGACTGAAACAAAACTGCTGGGGTCTAAATCCAGACACAACATTAATCAACTCACTTGCAAGCatgcaggaacagcaggaggccattcagcccccttccccagcctgtcccacaggggggacagcaggaggccattcagccccttccccagcctgtcccacaggggggacagcaggaggccattcagctccttcccCAGACTGTCACAcaggaggaacagcaggaggccattcagccccttccccagcctgtcacacaggggggacagcaggaggccattcagccccttccccagcctgtcacacaggaggaacagcaggaggccattcagccccttccccagcctgtcccacaggggggacagcaggaggccattcagccccttccccagcctgtcacacagggggaacagcaggaggccattcagccccttctccagcctgttacacagggggaacagcaggaggccattcagccccttccccagcctgtcacacaggaggaacagcaggaggccattcagccccttccccagcctgtcccacaggggggacagcaggaggccattcagccccttccccagcctgtcccacaggggAACAGCAGGGGGCCATTCAGCTCAGTGCATCATTTGGAAGGTGAAACTCCACTTTCTGCTCTTGGGCCTACACCTCCCTGCTACCCTCTCCTTGCCACAATTTACAAACGCCGAGTCCTGGCCCAACAGCTCCCTCCTTGTGGGCCCagtgggtgtggggtgggggggaggaggaaGGGTTGGGGAGGGTTGGTGGTAGGGTGTGGGCGAGGAAGAGGAGGGGAGGACAGTAACAGTCTGTTCCTCAGTTGCCTCCTGCTGACCCCCTGCAATGGAAGGGAGCACACTGGTAACTCCAGTGGGCTTCAGGAGGATCCCAAGGACCTGGGGATCAACCGAATCAGCTCCCTCATCAATCCAATGGGAGGTTCAGCAGAAACATCATTTCCCCCAAAGCGTGTAAGGGGTGCGGAGCCCTCTCCCACTGGGAGCTCGATCACATTGACTAACTGAGAGGGGGTTGGGAGCTGGGAAAGCATGCGAGCCAGTGGCGTTACGCCAAAGAAACTTCCAGAACACTGAGCAGCCAGGGCAGCCCTGCTCCTAACCCGTCACGGGGACATCCGCACACGGAACTGGACTGCAAAGCGAACGTCGCGGTTGGAGCGCAGTTCCACTCTCCGACCAGCAGGTGTGGCTGGAGGCGGATGCCAAGCTGGCATCGCCCTCACTGCTGCCGGCTCTCGACATCTACAGGTGGAGGGGGAACACTgcgacaaaaaaaaagaaacagcccTTTTTACGCACCGCCCACCCGGTGAAACATTGGGATCAGCGCTCAAGGGTTTCTGGGTTTTCTCAGACCTGGGAGGGTGACCCACTCCCTTCCAGACAATCCCCCTTGTGGGCCAGTGGCTCACTCCACTCCACCCCAGCATCCCTCCTCCCAAGGTCAGAGGTCGGTTGGCCATCTTCTGGCGGCTGCTAGCCGCGGATTCCCCTCTCTTTGATAGACATTAGGatttgggttgggttgggttgggttgggttagGTTGGATTGAGTTGAGTTGGGTTGGATTGGGTTGGTTGAGGTTAGCGTTTCgatcagagtggcgctggaaagccacaggtcaggcagcatccgaggagcagggaaattgacgttacgggcaaaaacccttcatcatcaggaatgaggttgaggTTGGGTTGAGTTGGAATGGGTTGGATTGGGTTGGTTTAGGTTGGGTTGGATTGGGTGGGATTAGGTGGAATTGGATTGGGTTGGGTTGATTTGGGTTGGATGGGATCGGGTTGGGTGGGATTGGGTTGGAGGAGAaactgagggctgcagatgctggagatcagagctgaaaatgtgttgctggaaaagcgcagcaggtcaggcagcgtccaaggagcaggagaatcgacgtttcgggcataagcccttcttcagaaaggattgggttgggttgggttggcgGTGTGGGTGGGTTGGGTTGGCGGTGTGGGTggatgggttggggggggggcgggcatGGCCTTGGCAGCGAGGCGTCTTACCTCAGCTGCGCCCCCCTCAGCTGGTTCCGGCGTGCTCGGTTGGACGAGAGGTTGGTCTTCAGTTTGCTGAAGTCACGCACAGAACGCAGCGACCAGTTACTGAGTTCCACCAAGAGATGATGGCCCCAGACCTTCCTATCCCAGTCCTTGGGGGTGTCAACGTTGGGCACCCTGACTGAGGGCACGGGCAGCCCCATGGCCATCGTCAGCTGACTGATCAGCACCACAAAACTCTCCGTCTGCGTGTAGAGCTCCATGATGGCGTCCGGCAGGCGCGGGTACTGCCCACATTCTGGAACGTTGTTCAGGTACAGCCGCAGGTAAGTGCTGAAGATCTTGTAGGCTCGGAAGTTCTGGTTGAGGCGCTCCTGGTCGGAGAGCTCGCTCCAGCGACTGGTGCCCGCCAGGGGGATCCCGTCCGTCTCAGATAGGCTCAGGTTACCAGTCACTTTCTCCGTCAACCCCTGGCACTGGTCCTGCGGAACGACAGGAGGGAGGAGAAGGTGGTCAGAGAATGCAAAACAAACCAAATACAGGATGGGCAGGAGCTAGGACCTTTCCAATCCCTCAAATGTGGCTCCCCGTCTTGACCAAAATAGAGTTTCGTATCAGTTGACCAAATTCTCCTTTCTGTTCCTCCCTTTACGCTGTAGTTTGGGTGAGTCGGAGAGAGCTACAGCACCGAAagaagccgttcagcccatcccacctatctactcTTGTCCCTCTGGCATTTCAAGTTCGCATTTGTgctacctctccctcacctctcgGCAGTTTCCCATCTCTGGGTGAGAAACTTTCTCCTTCATTCCCTTCTAATTCCCTCCCGCCCTCGACCTGAAATCTAAGCCCCCTGGTTATCCACTCCTCTGTCAAGAGCAATTGTTTATTCCTATTCCCCACGCTGTCCATAATCATACACACCTCGATcaggatccccccccccccccccccccccccccccccccccccccccccccccccccccccccccccccccccccccccccccccccccccNNNNNNNNNNNNNNNNNNNNNNNNNNNNNNNNNNNNNNNNNNNNNNNNNNNNNNNNNNNNNNNNNNNNNNNNNNNNNNNNNNNNNNNNNNNNNNNNNNNNNNNNNNNNNNNNNNNNNNNNNNNNNNNNNNNNNNNNNNNNNNNNNNNNNNNNNNNNNNNNNNNNNNNNNNNNNNNNNNNNNNNNNNNNNNNNNNNNNNNNNNNNNNNNNNNNNNNNNNNNNNNNNNNNNNNNNNNNNNNNNNNNNNNNNNNNNNNNNNNNNNNNNNNNNNNNNNNNNNNNNNNNNNNNNNNNNNNNNNNNNNNNNNNNNNNNNNNNNNNNNNNNNNNNNNNNNNNNNNNNNNNNNNNNNNNNNNNNNNNNNNNNNNNNNNNNNNNNNNNNNNNNNNNNNNNNNNNNNNNNNNNNNNNNNNNNNNNNNNNNNNNNNNNNNNNNNNNctggggtgggggagtccagaactagaggggcataggtttagggtgagaggggaaagatataaaagagttctaaggggcaactttttcacccagagggtggtacatgtttggaatgagctgccagaggaagtggtgggggctggtacaatgacagcatttaaaaggtggatggggacatgaataggaaggggttagagggagatgggccaagtcctggcaaatgggattagattagattaggatatctgggacagcatggacgggttgggccaaagggtctgtttccgtgctgcacgtctctctgactctaaatgggactagattaggttagggtatctgggacagcatggacgggttgggccgaagggtctgtttccgtgatgtacatccctctgactctatgaataatATGGGGATCAGTAAATTACAAATCGATTTGAACTTTGATTGAAATTAAACCGAtgtggaggggctggtgttggactggggtggaccaggtCACAAGTCAGCAGGGTATAAGTGCAGCGGGATTAGCTGGAACCACAaggtttcggagcactgcccctttgtcaggtgaaagtGGACGGTAAGATCGGATGATTGTAGCTGTATGTTTGCGAACGTCACGAGGCAGATGGGAAAGAGGTCAGGGAGggtctgcaaagggatacagatgggGTCGGTGAGCGGGCAACAGAGTTACCAGTAGAGGACGAACGAGGAAGATGTGGGATTCGGTCCCAACGGGAAAAAAACCGGGCCGTAATGAAAACGTGACAGTTGAGTGAACCCGGAGATGCAGCAGGAATTGAGTGGGGCCCTGAACATGGAATCGCTGCAGGTTAACATGGGGGCAACGCAGGAACGGGGTCTCGCTATAATTTACACAAAACAGATCCTCACTTGTGAGACTGTGCGACAAGGATGCGGCATCAGGGGATTGAGAAGGATTGTCCAAAACTGGGGAAGGATTCGTCTTCATTTTCCCAAGGTTACAAGGACGGTGGTGATCACGCAAGTCCCAGAAAAACCACCATCTCCGAACACTGCTCCTTGATGGTTATGCCATCACTGGAACCCACCATTATCAAACTGGGCAGGAGTTTCCTGTTGGCCAGAAACCAAATTGAACTCCTGCAAGAGCAGGGGCAGAGggtgggaatcctgcagcgagtaactcccctcctgactccacccaaagcctgtccaacaaggcccaaggcaggagggtgagggaatactccccacttgcccctggatggcggcagctccaacaacactcaggaaactCCACAGAATCCCGGGATAAAAcagca
The sequence above is a segment of the Chiloscyllium plagiosum isolate BGI_BamShark_2017 unplaced genomic scaffold, ASM401019v2 scaf_76908, whole genome shotgun sequence genome. Coding sequences within it:
- the LOC122546273 gene encoding ciliary neurotrophic factor-like codes for the protein DQCQGLTEKVTGNLSLSETDGIPLAGTSRWSELSDQERLNQNFRAYKIFSTYLRLYLNNVPECGQYPRLPDAIMELYTQTESFVVLISQLTMAMGLPVPSVRVPNVDTPKDWDRKVWGHHLLVELSNWSLRSVRDFSKLKTNLSSNRARRNQLRGAQLR